One window of Hydractinia symbiolongicarpus strain clone_291-10 chromosome 3, HSymV2.1, whole genome shotgun sequence genomic DNA carries:
- the LOC130636978 gene encoding type-1 angiotensin II receptor B-like, which translates to MAANEDESETKTYSHRFEVAYHNLVPKVFWPMSRYYRVANNDQCADINFINKAKCLGTRSHKILQPTLLKIIFVARRGRGFLSKKSRYIISTIVVDLKKQNLVNRSLISQFLVFSHDIAQNISQNGTNYINAQCVIRTTETLLLVGYCIVFVVGVIGNTIVLLTFKRSWRKGPIIELLIAYLAVFDLLSSVCAPLLFIYWTATCYMVWDFGWLGCKILPTLCRVFTDISIGVILTMAIDRCKSIVTPLRNRSSCKTIHIAVVVIIVLSCLCEAYYINGLLYIEQCTVVPAVYLSYSYPLVVFTVLRDVAFVLIFVVTTIAVYMKLKSSSNRRLLLSSQTSTRKHSQRGRVMKMLVVMAAVFTVTVIPRDILHLTYTILWITSPKNALTNSVVVQHINNVLKLLQVSNSIYNVFIYGKMHGHFWHNFKNILFCVKDARYTASATTVKERIRYNSSTYRQSFSFPTNIGRRETLPSESVL; encoded by the exons acGTATAGTCACCGTTTTGAGGTCGCATATCACAATCTCGTCCCCAAGGTCTTTTGGCCCATGAGCCGTTATTACAGAGTAGCCAACAATGATCAATGCGCCgatatcaacttcatcaacaaggcaaaatgccttgGAACAAGGTCGCATAAAATTCTCCAGCCAACTTTGCTAAAAATAAT ATTTGTTGCAAGAAGGGGGAGgggatttttatcaaaaaagtctCGATATATTATATCCACGATTGTAGTTgatttaaagaaacaaaatttagtcaACCGATCTTTAATTAGTCAGTTTCTCGTTTTTTCTCACGATAT AGCTCAAAATATAAGCCAAAATGGGACGAACTACATTAATGCTCAGTGTGTTATACGCACAACAGAGACGCTTCTTTTAGTTGGATATTGTATAGTGTTCGTCGTCGGAGTGATCGGAAATACAATCGTTCTTCTCACGTTCAAACGAAGTTGGAGAAAAGGACCAATCATTGAACTGTTGATCGCCTATTTGGCAGTATTCGATTTGCTCTCCTCCGTATGCGCTCCCCTGCTATTTATATACTGGACTGCCACGTGTTATATGGTATGGGATTTCGGTTGGCTTGGTTGCAAAATTTTACCGACACTATGCCGTGTTTTTACCGACATATCTATCGGTGTTATCCTCACCATGGCAATTGATCGATGTAAATCGATAGTTACTCCACTTAGAAATcgatccagctgtaaaacaattcaTATAGCAGTGGTGGTGATCATTGTTTTGTCATGTTTATGTGAAGCGTACTACATCAATGGACTTTTATATATAGAACAGTGCACTGTAGTACCCGCAGTTTATCTTTCATATTCTTATCCCCTTGTTGTTTTCACAGTTTTACGGGATGTCGCATTTGTTCTTATTTTCGTAGTGACCACTATTGCTGTTTACATGAAACTAAAAAGTTCTTCAAACCGAAGATTACTTTTATCGTCACAAACTTCCACGCGCAAGCACTCCCAACGAGGGAGGGTCATGAAAATGTTAGTTGTGATGGCAGCCGTGTTTACTGTGACGGTAATACCACGTGATATATTACATCTGACGTACACAATTTTATGGATAACGTCACCAAAAAATGCACTAACTAATTC GGTTGTCGTGCAACACATAAACAACGTACTCAAGCTTCTCCAAGTGAGCAACAGTatctacaatgttttcatttatggaAAGATGCACGGTCACTTCtggcataattttaaaaatattttgttttgtgtaaaAGACGCCCGATATACTGCATCAGCAACAACCGTCAAGGAAAGGATAAGATACAATTCGTCGACGTACCGTCAATCCTTCTCTTTTCCGACAAACATCGGTAGGCGTGAGACTTTACCGTCAGAATCTGTTTTATGA
- the LOC130636376 gene encoding prolactin-releasing peptide receptor-like, whose product MAFSNLSDMADVSWSQNNNTQLSNNRTCVLNMVETFVITSYVVVFIVGFIGNSIVVLTFAPSWKKGPIIELLIIYLAFFDLLASIFGPWLFVYWIATCHKKWDFGWLGCKVLPTLCRVFTDISIGVILTMAIDRCRSIVTPLRNRFSRKSIHISVGITIVLSCIWELYYVFGLFINENGLCTVMTVSDPRFSYPLIVLTAWRNIAFVVIFSLTTLAVYIKLKSSADQVLLQNSQGYNQIHSQRSRVMKMLVTMAIVFAITVIPRDIFHLTFTISWMDSDGLPYTSTTHDINSILKLLQVSNSIYNVFIYGKMHDHFLHNLRVVICRVKGGRHLTYRTTIRRNKRLNSSTSSAAIRRPSFTTELDKRERMPSTAFLGQNQGVIEEQFDTERIAIL is encoded by the exons ATGGCGTTTAGTAATCTATCAGATATGGCGgatgtttcttggagtcaaaacAACAACACTCAACTGTCGAATAACCGGACATGTGTGCTTAATATGGTGGAGACGTTTGTCATCACAAGTTATGTGGTTGTGTTTATAGTTGGTTTTATCGGTAACAGTATAGTGGTGTTAACATTTGCACCAAGTTGGAAAAAAGGACCGATTATAGAGTTGTTGATTATATATTTAGCTTTTTTTGATCTATTAGCGTCTATATTTGGCCCGTGGCTTTTTGTGTATTGGATAGCAACTTGCCATAAGAAATGGGATTTCGGTTGGCTTGGTTGTAAAGTTTTACCGACACTCTGTCGAGTTTTTACCGACATATCTATCGGTGTTATCCTCACCATGGCAATCGATCGCTGTAGATCGATAGTTACTCCACTTAGAAATCGATTTAGTCGTAAATCGATACATATATCCGTGGGAATTACCATCGTTTTATCATGTATATGGGAGCTATATTACGTATTTGGTTTGTttattaatgaaaatggtttatgCACAGTAATGACTGTCAGCGACCCGCGGTTTTCATACCCATTGATCGTGCTAACAGCGTGGCGAAACATTGCATTCGTTGTTATCTTTAGCCTGACAACGTTAGCTGTGTACATAAAGCTGAAAAGCTCCGCCGACCAAGTACTACTGCAGAACTCACAAGGTTACAACCAAATTCACAGTCAGAGGTCACGTGTAATGAAAATGTTGGTTACCATGGCAATCGTGTTTGCAATTACGGTCATACCACGTGACATTTTTCATTTGACTTTCACGATATCATGGATGGACTCAGATGGGTTGCCTTACAC ttctaCTACTCACGATATAAACAGCATCTTAAAACTTCTTCAAGTCAGCAATAGTATCTACAATGTGTTTATATACGGTAAAATGCACGATCACTTCCTACATAACTTAAGAGTCGTCATATGTCGTGTAAAAGGAGGCCGACATCTCACTTACCGTACGACGATTCGAAGAAATAAACGACTTAATTCATCGACTAGCTCCGCAGCTATTCGCCGACCATCGTTTACTACAGAACTTGATAAAAGAGAGAGAATGCCGTCGACAGCGTTTCTCGGTCAAAATCAAGGTGTTATAGAGGAACAATTTGATACAGAACGAATAGCCATTTTGTAA
- the LOC130636378 gene encoding uncharacterized protein LOC130636378 — protein MAGEDVKNIIELDDDFFVTEEMLSDFTVYESCEVEVSFVEDLLEEENEVDAGYLGIPQIVFVDEEDVDMVVDNNSTKNVKFVCSKCKKQYFKEAYYKKHTLICKKPTDPETTTVARKTLDDSKNKSTTTISTKQVKSKSNQSLSITDHELQQEKMNFVRDAMVKISKDPINNIVVKGFKTPGNRVKELANSILNAGSDVLDIISENVVCRIFKELQKSNLLTGSGKESLWRKVHELAQDDKFRQHWKHVLPKGYCIDSQEFSMLLQKFVMELIKILVAHENKNRHVEKSLDLKLTTEEQTVLYYVSGYIIFSLRKKYQRLADSKNKVVAVAALQFLNSLKVSGDDKLQVYSFLDYTRSWVDQVSRGYLIKVNDDMFIFCRRIENVIRKVLNLNMLKKYKGEDIRELFENELMKDSLIDQAWVILSRYLGNEKLSKILKAQIIKKWCDIRAKAYVTAYIQVVRRKLASLASEKKEKLTVVLSKKGEPAMRKKLN, from the exons ATGGCAGGCGAAgacgttaaaaatataatagaatTGGATGATGACTTTTTTGTGACGGAAGAAATGTTGTCAGATTTTACTGTTTACGAAAGTTGTGAGGTGGAAGTATCGTTTGTGGAAGATCTGttggaagaagaaaatgaagTAGATGCTGGATATTTGGGTATTCCTCAAATAGTATTCGTTGATGAAGAAGATGTGGACATGGTGGTTGATAACAACAGTACCAAAAATGTGAAGTTTGTGTGCAGCAAGTGcaaaaaacagtattttaaaGAAGCTTACTACAAGAAACATACTCTGATATGTAAAAAGCCAACAG ATCCAGAAACAACAACAGTGGCAAGAAAAACTCTTGATGactcaaaaaataaatcaactacAACAATTTCCACAAAACAAGTTAAATCAAAATCGAATC AATCTTTATCCATCACCGATCATGAGCTGCagcaagaaaaaatgaattttgttcGTGATGCTatggttaaaatttcaaaagaccCAATCAATAACATTGTTGTGAAAGGATTCAAAACACCTGGAAATCGTGTCAAAGAATTAGCCAACTCAATTTTGAATGCTGGGAGTGATGTTTTGGACATTATTTCTGAAAATGTAGTGTGTCGCATATTTAAAGAATTGCAAAAATCTAACCTACTGACTGGTTCAGGAAAAGAATCTCTTTGGAGAAAAGTGCATGAACTTGCACAAGACGATAAATTCAGACAACATTGGAAACATGTATTACCTAAAGGATACTGCATTGACAGTCAAGAATTCTCTATGTTGTTGCAGAAATTTGTTATGGAGTTAATAAAAATACTAGTAgctcatgaaaacaaaaatcgaCATGTCGAAAAAAGTCTTGACTTGAAACTCACAACTGAGGAACAAACTGTTCTGTATTATGTTTCAGGATACATAATTTTCTCGCTACGTAAAAAATACCAAAGATTAGCAGATTCGAAAAACAAAGTTGTTGCTGTGGCTGCATTGCAGTTTCTGAACTCATTGAAAGTTTCAGGTGATGATAAACTGCAGGTATATAGTTTTCTGGATTATACAAGATCTTGGGTGGACCAAGTCAGCAGAGGATACCTGATAAAAGTCAATGatgacatgtttattttttgcagaagaATTGAAAACGTtattagaaaagttttaaatttgaacatgttgaaaaaatataaaggagAAGATATACGGGAACTTTTCGAAAATGAACTTATGAAGGACTCTTTAATTGATCAAGCCTGGGTCATACTTTCACGGTATCTTGGAAATGAGAAGTTATCGAAAATTCTCAAAGCTCAGATCATTAAAAAATGGTGTGACATCAGAGCAAAAGCATATGTCACTGCATATATACAAGTAGTTCGACGCAAACTTGCTTCTCTAGCATCGGAGAAAAAAGAGAAGTTGACTGTAGTCTTATCTAAAAAAGGTGAACCAGCaatgagaaaaaaacttaaCTAA